The Streptomyces laurentii genome contains a region encoding:
- a CDS encoding 2-isopropylmalate synthase (2-isopropylmalate synthase [Amycolatopsis mediterranei U32];~Desulfobacterium autotrophicum LeuA3 and related proteins, N-terminal catalytic TIM barrel domain; cd07941;~LeuA allosteric (dimerisation) domain; cl07212;~catalytic residues [active];~identified by MetaGeneAnnotator; putative;~metal binding site [ion binding];~putative alpha-isopropylmalate/homocitrate synthase family transferase; Provisional), which translates to MTTENGGHGQNAGRDDRDDSFHVFDTTLRDGAQREGINLTVADKLAIARYLDDFGVGFIEGGWPGANPRDTEFFARAREEIAFKNAQLVAFGATRRAGGSAAEDPQVKALLESGAPVITLVAKSHDRHVELALRTTLEENLEMVRDTVSHLRSQGRRVFVDCEHFFDGYKANPTYAKDVVRTAHEAGADVVILCDTNGGMLPAQVQAVVATVLADTGARLGIHAQDDTGCAVANTLAAVDAGATHVQCTANGYGERVGNANLFPVVAALELKYGKTVLPEGALAEMTRISHAIAEVVNLTPSTHQPYVGVSAFAHKAGLHASAIKVDPDLYQHIDPERVGNTMRMLVSDMAGRASIELKGKELGVDLGGDRALVARVVERVKERELKGYTYEAADASFELLLREEVEGRPRRYYRTESWRAIVEDRPDGTHANEATVKLWAKGERIVATAEGNGPVNALDRAMRIALERIHPQLAQVELTDYKVRILEGRHGTESTTRVLVTSSDGDGEWRTVGVGTNVIAASWQAMEDAYTYGLLRAGVEPAE; encoded by the coding sequence ATGACCACGGAGAACGGCGGGCACGGCCAGAACGCCGGCCGCGACGACCGCGACGACAGCTTCCACGTCTTCGACACGACGCTGCGCGACGGCGCGCAGCGCGAGGGCATCAACCTCACGGTCGCCGACAAGCTGGCCATCGCGCGGTATCTGGACGACTTCGGCGTCGGCTTCATCGAGGGCGGCTGGCCGGGCGCCAACCCGCGCGACACCGAGTTCTTCGCCCGCGCCCGGGAGGAGATCGCGTTCAAGAACGCGCAGCTCGTGGCCTTCGGCGCCACCCGCCGCGCCGGCGGCAGCGCCGCCGAGGACCCGCAGGTCAAGGCGCTGCTCGAATCCGGCGCCCCGGTGATCACGCTCGTCGCCAAGTCCCACGACCGGCATGTCGAGCTGGCCCTGCGCACCACCCTCGAAGAGAACCTGGAGATGGTCCGCGACACCGTCTCCCACCTGCGCTCCCAGGGCCGCCGGGTGTTCGTCGACTGCGAGCACTTCTTCGACGGCTACAAGGCCAACCCCACGTACGCCAAGGACGTCGTCCGCACCGCGCACGAGGCCGGCGCCGACGTCGTGATCCTCTGCGACACCAACGGCGGCATGCTCCCCGCCCAGGTCCAGGCCGTGGTCGCCACCGTCCTCGCCGACACCGGCGCCCGGCTCGGCATCCACGCCCAGGACGACACCGGCTGCGCCGTCGCCAACACCCTCGCCGCCGTCGACGCCGGTGCCACGCACGTGCAGTGCACCGCCAACGGCTACGGCGAGCGGGTCGGCAACGCCAACCTCTTCCCCGTGGTCGCGGCCCTCGAACTCAAGTACGGCAAGACGGTGCTGCCCGAGGGCGCGCTGGCCGAGATGACCAGGATCTCGCACGCCATCGCCGAGGTCGTCAACCTCACCCCCTCCACCCACCAGCCGTACGTCGGCGTCTCCGCCTTCGCCCACAAGGCCGGCCTGCACGCCTCCGCGATCAAGGTCGACCCCGACCTCTACCAGCACATCGACCCCGAGCGGGTCGGCAACACCATGCGGATGCTGGTCTCCGACATGGCGGGCCGCGCCTCCATCGAGCTCAAGGGCAAGGAGCTGGGCGTCGACCTCGGCGGCGACCGCGCGCTGGTCGCCCGGGTCGTCGAACGGGTCAAGGAGCGCGAGCTCAAGGGCTACACGTACGAGGCCGCCGACGCCTCCTTCGAGCTGCTGCTGCGCGAGGAGGTGGAGGGCCGGCCGCGCCGCTACTACCGCACGGAGTCCTGGCGGGCCATCGTCGAGGACCGGCCGGACGGCACGCACGCCAACGAGGCCACGGTGAAGCTGTGGGCCAAGGGCGAGCGGATCGTCGCCACCGCCGAGGGCAACGGCCCCGTCAACGCCCTCGACCGGGCGATGCGCATCGCGCTGGAGCGGATCCACCCGCAGCTCGCGCAGGTCGAGCTGACCGACTACAAGGTCCGCATCCTGGAGGGCCGCCACGGCACCGAGTCCACGACCAGGGTGCTCGTGACGTCGAGCGACGGCGACGGGGAATGGCGGACGGTCGGCGTCGGCACGAACGTCATCGCCGCCTCCTGGCAGGCCATGGAGGACGCGTACACCTACGGGCTGCTGCGGGCGGGCGTCGAACCGGCGGAGTGA
- a CDS encoding hypothetical protein (Putative membrane protein [Streptomyces fulvissimus DSM40593];~UniProt-pubmed:11572948; UniProt-pubmed:21463507; UniProt-pubmed:21551298; UniProt-pubmed:12000953; UniProt-pubmed:20064060; UniProt-pubmed:18375553;~identified by MetaGeneAnnotator; putative) — translation MSTRQTATAMAGLLLLPFLLLLLLAPAAGARSAGIPDAAAALRQGPVYVDPAAAGQLSKADADALAKKIKDADKPLFVAVLPANQQYPPQDLFSNLRTRTGITGLYAVRLGDGFDAKADRTVISQAAVRNLVTAVRQPGVDAKTELNDFVDQALPTVRGSAPASWGGAAGQDSSVPTGALIGLGAVVVAGGAGIYAVTRRNRLRKEAEERAALDRLRVVVDEDITAFGEELDRLDFQPGEPGATDAMRADYEHALDAYDRSKSLMGAATRPGEVRPVTETLEDGRFALAVLAARREGRPLPERRAPCFFDPRHGPSVADRTWTPAGGAAREVPVCAADAARLDDGLDPQARTVETDAGRRPYWEAGPAYGPWAGGYFGGGMLPGLLVGTMLGSMLATPAYASEYGGGDFQGFQGGDVSGADFDPGDFGSGDFGGGGDFGGGGDFGGGGDFGGGF, via the coding sequence ATGTCCACCCGGCAGACGGCGACCGCGATGGCGGGCCTGTTGCTCTTGCCGTTCCTGCTGCTCCTGCTCCTGGCGCCCGCCGCGGGCGCCAGGTCCGCGGGGATACCGGACGCGGCCGCGGCCCTGCGCCAGGGGCCGGTGTACGTGGACCCCGCGGCGGCCGGGCAGCTGTCGAAGGCCGACGCGGACGCGCTCGCGAAGAAGATCAAGGACGCCGACAAGCCGCTGTTCGTGGCGGTGCTGCCCGCGAACCAGCAGTACCCGCCGCAGGACCTCTTCTCGAACCTGCGCACCCGGACCGGGATCACCGGCCTCTACGCGGTCCGCCTCGGCGACGGCTTCGACGCCAAGGCCGACCGCACGGTGATCTCCCAGGCCGCCGTGCGCAACCTCGTCACCGCCGTACGCCAGCCCGGCGTCGACGCCAAGACCGAGCTGAACGACTTCGTCGACCAGGCCCTGCCCACCGTGCGCGGCTCCGCGCCCGCGTCCTGGGGCGGCGCGGCCGGCCAGGACTCAAGCGTGCCGACCGGCGCCCTGATAGGCCTGGGCGCGGTGGTCGTCGCCGGCGGCGCCGGGATCTACGCGGTCACGCGCCGCAACCGGCTGCGTAAGGAAGCCGAGGAGCGGGCCGCGCTCGACCGGTTGCGGGTCGTCGTCGACGAGGACATCACCGCCTTCGGCGAGGAGCTGGACCGGCTCGACTTCCAGCCGGGCGAGCCCGGTGCCACCGACGCCATGCGCGCGGACTACGAGCACGCCCTGGACGCCTACGACCGGTCGAAGTCCCTGATGGGCGCCGCCACCCGGCCGGGCGAGGTGCGCCCGGTCACCGAGACCCTGGAGGACGGCCGCTTCGCGCTCGCCGTGCTGGCCGCCCGGCGCGAGGGCCGGCCGCTGCCCGAGCGGCGCGCCCCCTGCTTCTTCGACCCGCGCCACGGCCCGTCCGTCGCGGACCGTACCTGGACCCCGGCCGGCGGCGCCGCCCGCGAGGTCCCGGTCTGCGCCGCCGACGCGGCCCGCCTCGACGACGGCCTCGACCCGCAGGCCCGCACGGTCGAGACCGACGCCGGCCGCCGCCCCTACTGGGAGGCCGGACCGGCCTACGGTCCCTGGGCGGGCGGCTACTTCGGCGGCGGCATGCTGCCGGGCCTCCTGGTCGGCACCATGCTCGGCTCGATGCTCGCCACCCCGGCCTACGCCTCCGAGTACGGCGGCGGGGACTTCCAGGGCTTCCAGGGCGGCGACGTCTCCGGTGCCGACTTCGACCCCGGTGACTTCGGATCGGGCGATTTCGGCGGCGGCGGCGATTTCGGGGGCGGCGGGGACTTCGGCGGGGGAGGCGACTTCGGCGGCGGCTTCTGA
- a CDS encoding DNA polymerase III beta subunit (Beta clamp domain. The beta subunit (processivity factor) of DNA polymerase III holoenzyme, refered to as the beta clamp, forms a ring shaped dimer that encircles dsDNA (sliding clamp) in bacteria. The beta-clamp is structurally similarto the trimeric...; cd00140;~DNA polymerase III beta subunit [Streptomyces venezuelae ATCC10712];~DNA polymerase III subunit beta; Validated;~beta-clamp/clamp loader binding surface;~beta-clamp/translesion DNA polymerase binding surface;~dimer interface [polypeptide binding];~identified by MetaGeneAnnotator; putative;~putative DNA binding surface [nucleotide binding]): MEFRIDSAVLTETVAWAARVLPARSPVPVLGGLLLEAADGRLRVSGLDYEASARIEVDADVAGAGRALVLGRRLLDICKVLPHGPVDCVVDGARLSVTGGDARFGLSLLPLDDYPAQPALPAWRGAVDADAFAAAVGHVAVAAGRDDSLPVLTGIRLGLDGTTMTLAATDRYRYAVRTLEWKPEVSGDGTGSADGAGTDVVVPARRLTEIARSLAGAGTVRLALDAGSLGFESGGMRTTTRLLDGRLPRHDKLFALGEHAVAVTERAPLVEAVKRVAVVAEGDSPVQLAFDGTTVHLQAGYEDDVASQRLPAVLTGAESMTVAFNPGYLLDALGSFEAPTLGLHLLGPGQRALLTDATDGRAGTHRHLLMSVKPLV; encoded by the coding sequence ATGGAATTCCGTATCGACAGCGCCGTCCTGACCGAGACCGTGGCCTGGGCCGCCCGTGTCCTGCCCGCCCGCTCCCCCGTCCCCGTCCTCGGCGGGCTCCTCCTGGAGGCGGCGGACGGGCGGCTGCGCGTCTCCGGACTCGACTACGAGGCGTCCGCCCGGATCGAGGTCGACGCCGACGTCGCCGGGGCCGGCCGGGCGCTGGTGCTCGGGCGGCGGCTGCTCGACATCTGCAAGGTGCTGCCGCACGGCCCGGTGGACTGCGTCGTCGACGGCGCACGTCTCTCGGTGACGGGCGGCGACGCGCGCTTCGGCCTCTCGTTGCTGCCGCTGGACGACTATCCGGCCCAGCCCGCCCTGCCCGCCTGGCGCGGCGCGGTGGACGCGGACGCCTTCGCGGCGGCCGTCGGGCATGTGGCGGTGGCGGCCGGCCGGGACGACTCGCTGCCGGTGCTCACCGGCATCCGGCTCGGTCTGGACGGCACGACGATGACGCTGGCCGCGACCGACCGCTACCGGTACGCGGTGCGCACCCTGGAGTGGAAGCCGGAGGTCTCCGGCGACGGGACGGGTTCCGCGGACGGGGCGGGCACGGACGTGGTGGTGCCGGCCCGGCGGCTCACCGAGATCGCCCGGTCACTCGCCGGCGCGGGCACGGTCCGGCTGGCCCTGGACGCCGGCTCGCTCGGCTTCGAGAGCGGCGGCATGCGGACCACCACCCGGCTCCTCGACGGACGGCTGCCCCGGCACGACAAGCTCTTCGCCCTGGGCGAGCACGCGGTCGCGGTCACCGAGCGGGCCCCGCTGGTGGAGGCCGTGAAGCGGGTGGCGGTGGTGGCCGAGGGCGACAGCCCCGTCCAGCTCGCGTTCGACGGCACGACCGTGCATCTCCAGGCGGGCTACGAGGACGACGTGGCCTCGCAGCGGCTGCCGGCCGTCCTGACCGGCGCCGAGTCGATGACGGTCGCCTTCAACCCCGGCTATCTGCTCGACGCGCTCGGCTCCTTCGAGGCGCCGACGCTCGGTCTGCACCTGCTCGGCCCGGGGCAGCGGGCGCTGCTCACCGACGCCACGGACGGCCGGGCCGGAACCCACCGCCATCTGCTGATGTCGGTGAAGCCGCTGGTCTGA
- a CDS encoding beta-lactamase (Beta-lactamase class C and other penicillin binding proteins [Defense mechanisms]; COG1680;~Beta-lactamase; pfam00144;~PFAM: beta-lactamase; KEGG: nfa:nfa4980 putative esterase;~beta-lactamase [Streptomyces sp. SirexAA- E];~identified by MetaGeneAnnotator; putative): protein MAEVYGSVAAGFESVREEFATVAAAEARDGGAQLAVYHQGRQVVDLWGGDGVGGDALLALYSSAKGATSLVVALLIQDGTLDPDREVASWWPEFAAEGKDRLTLRGLLAHRSGAIGVDGGFRPAELADDRAVAARLAAHRPYWEPDSGHGYHALTFGALAGEVVLRATGRTVQAHYEERIRAPYGIDYHLGLPEELEPRFRTALPLIPTPAQAAFLAASPGRPDDLLGVAFGQHADPPFDAVAYGNSRAVRAACPLSGGGVGSARGLARMYAAVAGPLGGRPPLLTPDTLAEVSRVHSSGKDLVTGENNAFGLGFVPLATRHPELGPTTIGHSGVPGSQSFADPSRALSYSYARRRFAFLGGPGAPENDRLIRAVARAADRAAA from the coding sequence ATGGCCGAGGTGTACGGCAGTGTGGCGGCCGGATTCGAGTCCGTGCGCGAGGAGTTCGCGACCGTCGCCGCCGCCGAGGCCCGCGACGGCGGCGCGCAGCTCGCCGTCTACCACCAGGGCCGTCAGGTCGTCGACCTGTGGGGCGGTGACGGGGTCGGCGGGGACGCGCTGCTCGCCCTCTACTCCTCCGCCAAGGGGGCGACATCCCTCGTCGTCGCCCTCCTCATCCAGGACGGCACGCTCGACCCGGACCGCGAAGTGGCCTCCTGGTGGCCGGAGTTCGCCGCCGAGGGCAAGGACCGTCTCACCCTGCGCGGACTGCTCGCGCACCGCTCCGGCGCCATCGGCGTCGACGGCGGCTTCCGTCCCGCCGAGCTCGCCGACGACCGCGCCGTCGCGGCCCGTCTCGCCGCCCACCGCCCGTACTGGGAACCGGACTCCGGCCACGGCTACCACGCGCTCACCTTCGGCGCGCTGGCCGGCGAGGTCGTCCTGCGGGCCACCGGCCGGACGGTCCAGGCGCACTACGAGGAGCGGATCCGCGCCCCGTACGGCATCGACTACCACCTCGGCCTGCCCGAGGAGCTGGAGCCCCGCTTCCGCACCGCCCTGCCGCTGATTCCCACCCCGGCCCAGGCGGCGTTCCTCGCGGCGTCCCCGGGCAGGCCGGACGATCTCCTCGGCGTCGCGTTCGGGCAGCACGCCGACCCGCCGTTCGACGCGGTTGCGTACGGCAATTCGCGCGCCGTACGCGCCGCCTGCCCGCTGTCCGGCGGCGGTGTCGGCAGCGCGCGGGGCCTGGCCCGGATGTACGCGGCGGTCGCCGGCCCGCTCGGCGGCCGTCCGCCGCTGCTGACGCCGGACACGCTCGCCGAGGTCTCCCGTGTCCACTCGTCCGGCAAGGACCTGGTCACCGGAGAGAACAACGCGTTCGGTCTCGGCTTCGTGCCGCTCGCCACCCGCCACCCCGAACTGGGCCCGACCACCATCGGCCACAGCGGTGTCCCCGGCAGCCAGTCCTTCGCCGACCCCTCGCGCGCCCTCTCCTACAGCTACGCGCGCCGCCGCTTCGCCTTCCTCGGCGGCCCCGGCGCCCCCGAGAACGACCGGCTGATCCGCGCGGTGGCCCGCGCGGCCGACCGCGCCGCCGCGTAG
- a CDS encoding yceI family protein (YceI family protein [Streptomyces albus J1074];~YceI-like domain; cl01001;~identified by MetaGeneAnnotator; putative), protein MGLFGRKNTESATTTATLPVDPALAALTGTYTIDAAHSSIGFTVRHAMVTNVRGTFAAHEGTLDLNGSNPAHSSASIDVEIASVDTGIADRDNHLRSADFFDAEQFPRMSFRSTEAAHLGGDTYRVTGDLTIKDVTRPLSIDLEFNGSATDVYGNERVGFEGSAQILRSDWGLTWNAALETGGVMVSDKVKLNFDISAIKQAA, encoded by the coding sequence ATGGGTCTCTTCGGCCGCAAGAACACCGAGTCCGCCACCACCACCGCCACCCTCCCCGTCGACCCGGCGCTCGCCGCGCTGACCGGCACGTACACGATCGACGCCGCGCACAGCAGCATCGGCTTCACGGTCCGCCACGCGATGGTCACCAACGTCCGCGGCACCTTCGCCGCCCACGAGGGCACGCTGGACCTGAACGGCTCGAACCCGGCCCACTCCAGCGCCTCCATCGACGTCGAGATCGCCTCCGTCGACACGGGCATCGCCGACCGCGACAACCACCTGCGCAGCGCGGACTTCTTCGACGCCGAGCAGTTCCCGCGAATGAGCTTCCGCTCCACCGAGGCCGCGCACCTGGGCGGCGACACCTACCGCGTCACGGGCGACCTCACCATCAAGGACGTCACCCGGCCGCTCTCCATCGACCTGGAGTTCAACGGCTCGGCCACCGACGTCTACGGCAACGAGCGCGTCGGCTTCGAGGGCTCGGCCCAGATCCTGCGCTCCGACTGGGGCCTGACCTGGAACGCGGCCCTGGAGACCGGCGGTGTCATGGTCAGCGACAAGGTCAAGCTGAACTTCGACATCTCCGCCATCAAGCAGGCCGCCTGA
- a CDS encoding hypothetical protein (Hypothetical protein XNR_1279 [Streptomyces albus J1074];~identified by MetaGeneAnnotator; putative) — translation MKLRSALTATALVGGALFAPGFGVMATATDAQAATKITHATATSMFRSSGITWSSSGGCSDRNNSTCTSFEQLNLATAQGAQTLKSASGCALNITGGTETGHASGTYSHWNGYKLDFAKATCVTNYVKNTFTYIGVRGDGAPQWQSGAGNIYADEGNHWDVTFYNCGGC, via the coding sequence GTGAAGCTCCGCTCCGCCCTCACCGCCACCGCCCTGGTCGGCGGCGCCCTCTTCGCCCCCGGCTTCGGCGTGATGGCCACCGCCACCGACGCCCAGGCCGCCACGAAGATCACCCACGCCACCGCGACCTCGATGTTCCGCTCCTCCGGCATCACCTGGTCCTCGTCCGGCGGCTGCTCGGACCGCAACAACTCCACCTGCACGTCCTTCGAGCAGCTCAACCTCGCCACCGCCCAGGGCGCCCAGACCCTCAAGAGCGCCAGCGGCTGCGCCCTCAACATCACCGGCGGCACCGAGACCGGGCACGCGAGCGGCACGTACTCGCACTGGAACGGCTACAAGCTCGACTTCGCCAAGGCCACCTGCGTCACCAACTACGTGAAGAACACCTTCACGTACATCGGCGTGCGCGGGGACGGCGCCCCGCAGTGGCAGTCCGGCGCCGGCAACATCTACGCCGACGAGGGCAATCACTGGGACGTGACCTTCTACAACTGCGGCGGCTGCTGA
- a CDS encoding secreted lyase (Glycosaminoglycan (GAG) polysaccharide lyase family. This family consists of a group of secreted bacterial lyase enzymes capable of acting on glycosaminoglycans, such as hyaluronan and chondroitin, in the extracellular matrix of host tissues; cd01083;~catalytic residues [active];~identified by MetaGeneAnnotator; putative;~secreted lyase [Streptomyces davawensis JCM4913];~substrate binding site [chemical binding]) produces the protein MSVPVPPPVPGPSRRPAHPSVPAWSRRTFLTVTTAAASALALAPHAQAQSPIQAQPLAAAGDDEFEILRRRWVDLQLGSGYDAAAEPYASRLAETGALARDFRATMAPTATSLWPGYAFDPPAGITQSYSRLWTMTQAYLQDGTGLTGDPGLLDAVLRGLDHLAARVYHPGTTPYGNWWEWQIGSPRLLMDIVAALHPLLGADRIAAACAAVDHFVPDSVLGSYTGTSTGANRVDLCRSVAVRGVVGAAPAKLALARDALSPVFPYVSQGDGLYADGSFVQHTWVAYSGTYGQVMLDGLGRLFTLLAGSRWEVTDPKRQIILDSVEQAYAPLIYDGLMMDSVNGRAISRGYLASDERRIMRSDHFHGQGLIAAITLLAGGASPAERDRWHARVKGWIARDTVTPVLAARQFGVADLARLHAVADSPVPAAPEPTGHRLFPAMARAVHRRPGWAANVSMASDRITHYECGNGENPRGWHTGSGMLYWWAAGQGGQYTDWFWPTVDPYRLPGTTVSTKRLADRAGGEWGAPRPGTRWVGGVTDGEFAAIGQHLKGLGSTLQARKSWFCAADTVICLGAGITATDGVPVETVVDNRCLGENGTAAFTTGEGWAHLAGHGGWVFPGGADGSGGTEGLRTLREDRTGAWSDINTTSSTERRTRRYQTLWLDHGTDPADASYAYLLMPGASPRTLAARAADGHWLRILANDAGRQAVAVPSLGLTAANFWRAGTVDRLAVTAPASLLLRRTGGSAALWVSEPERSGRPFELTWDRPVRAVRAHDDTVEVLAAGTGGLRLRITPGTTGAGHHCALLL, from the coding sequence GTGTCCGTCCCCGTGCCCCCGCCCGTCCCGGGCCCCTCGCGCCGGCCCGCGCACCCGTCCGTGCCGGCCTGGTCCCGCCGTACGTTCCTGACCGTCACCACCGCCGCGGCGTCCGCCCTCGCCCTCGCCCCGCACGCCCAGGCGCAGAGCCCGATCCAGGCCCAGCCCCTGGCCGCCGCCGGAGACGACGAGTTCGAGATCCTGCGCCGCCGCTGGGTCGACCTCCAGCTCGGCTCCGGTTACGACGCGGCCGCCGAACCGTACGCCTCGCGGCTCGCCGAGACCGGTGCCCTGGCCCGCGACTTCCGCGCGACCATGGCGCCCACCGCGACCTCCCTGTGGCCCGGCTACGCCTTCGACCCGCCCGCCGGCATCACCCAGAGCTACAGCCGGCTGTGGACGATGACCCAGGCGTACCTCCAGGACGGCACCGGCCTCACCGGCGACCCCGGCCTCCTCGACGCCGTCCTGCGCGGCCTCGACCACCTCGCCGCGCGGGTCTACCACCCCGGCACCACCCCGTACGGGAACTGGTGGGAATGGCAGATCGGCTCCCCTCGGCTGCTCATGGACATCGTCGCCGCCCTCCACCCGCTGCTCGGCGCCGACCGGATCGCCGCCGCCTGCGCGGCCGTCGACCACTTCGTCCCCGACAGCGTCCTCGGCTCCTACACGGGCACCTCCACCGGCGCCAACCGCGTCGACCTGTGCCGCTCGGTCGCCGTGCGCGGTGTCGTCGGCGCCGCCCCCGCCAAGCTCGCCCTGGCCCGCGACGCGCTCTCGCCCGTCTTCCCGTACGTGTCCCAGGGCGACGGCCTCTACGCCGACGGCTCCTTCGTCCAGCACACCTGGGTCGCCTACTCCGGCACCTACGGCCAGGTCATGCTCGACGGCCTCGGCCGGCTCTTCACCCTGCTCGCCGGCTCCCGCTGGGAGGTCACCGACCCGAAGCGGCAGATCATCCTCGACAGCGTCGAGCAGGCATATGCCCCGCTCATCTACGACGGCCTGATGATGGACAGCGTCAACGGCCGCGCCATCAGCCGCGGCTACCTGGCGAGCGACGAGCGGCGGATCATGCGCTCCGACCACTTCCACGGCCAGGGCCTCATCGCCGCCATCACCCTCCTCGCGGGCGGCGCGAGTCCCGCCGAACGCGACCGCTGGCACGCGCGCGTGAAGGGCTGGATCGCCCGCGACACCGTCACCCCGGTCCTCGCCGCCCGCCAGTTCGGCGTCGCCGACCTCGCCCGGCTGCACGCCGTCGCCGACTCCCCGGTCCCGGCCGCCCCCGAACCGACCGGCCACCGGCTCTTCCCCGCCATGGCCCGCGCCGTGCACCGCCGCCCCGGCTGGGCCGCCAACGTCTCCATGGCCTCCGACCGCATCACCCACTACGAGTGCGGCAACGGCGAGAACCCGCGCGGCTGGCACACCGGCTCCGGAATGCTGTACTGGTGGGCCGCCGGGCAAGGCGGCCAGTACACCGACTGGTTCTGGCCCACCGTCGACCCCTACCGGCTGCCCGGCACCACCGTCTCCACCAAGCGCCTCGCCGACCGGGCGGGCGGCGAATGGGGCGCGCCCCGGCCCGGCACGCGCTGGGTGGGCGGCGTCACCGACGGCGAGTTCGCCGCGATCGGCCAGCACCTCAAGGGCCTCGGCTCCACCCTCCAGGCCCGCAAGTCCTGGTTCTGCGCCGCCGACACCGTCATATGCCTGGGCGCGGGGATCACCGCGACCGACGGAGTGCCCGTCGAGACCGTCGTCGACAACCGCTGCCTCGGCGAGAACGGCACCGCCGCCTTCACGACCGGGGAGGGCTGGGCCCACCTCGCCGGCCACGGCGGCTGGGTCTTCCCCGGCGGTGCGGACGGCAGCGGCGGCACGGAGGGACTGCGCACCCTGCGCGAGGACCGCACCGGCGCCTGGAGCGACATCAACACCACCAGTTCCACCGAGCGCCGCACCCGCCGCTACCAGACCCTCTGGCTCGACCACGGCACCGACCCGGCGGACGCCTCGTACGCCTATCTCCTCATGCCCGGCGCCTCGCCCCGCACCCTCGCCGCCCGGGCCGCCGACGGGCACTGGCTGCGGATCCTCGCCAACGACGCCGGCCGGCAGGCGGTCGCCGTCCCGTCCCTCGGGCTGACCGCGGCCAACTTCTGGCGGGCCGGTACGGTGGACCGGCTCGCCGTCACCGCGCCCGCGAGTCTCCTGCTGCGGCGTACCGGCGGTTCGGCGGCCCTGTGGGTGAGCGAGCCGGAGCGCTCCGGCCGGCCCTTCGAGCTGACCTGGGACCGCCCCGTGCGCGCGGTCCGCGCGCACGACGACACGGTGGAGGTCCTGGCCGCCGGGACCGGCGGACTGCGCCTCCGGATCACCCCCGGCACCACCGGTGCCGGCCACCACTGCGCACTGCTGTTGTGA